The window TGCTCACGAGAACCGTTAATGAATGCCGCTTGATCAAAACCTGGTGGGTAGTTATGTGGAACATCGCTTTGTGCACCAAAACCGAAACCACCAGCGCTATTTTGCGAATGAGGTTGTGATTGAGGCTGTGCTTGCTCGAAGTTATGAACATTTGGTTGTTGCTTAGGTTGTTCAAACTTGTTCTGACCCATGCCGCCGAATGCTGGCTGTTGGCCACGTGCATTCTGCTGATTCATTGAGCCCTGCTTCGCGCCCAGCATTCCGCGTAGGAATTTAAACGCTAAGAAAGCAATCAGACCCATGATCAGAATATCCATGAACTGGATACCTTCAAATGCGCCACCAAAGAATGCAGCTAAAAGACCACCAGCAAGTAAACCACCTAGCAGACCGCCCATAAGACCTTTCTTGCTAGAGTTAGCTGCTGCTGTTTTCTTGCCCGTTTGATCTTGTCGGATCGAATTTGTGTTTTGTTGTTTTGGTGCTGGAGCCGTTTTAAAGCTTTTGCCAAATGACTTACCACCACCAAACTTTTTCGCTTCCGCGATTGGCGTCACCGCGACTGTTACCAACAGGATCGCGACTAGTGAGAAAAATCGTTT is drawn from Vibrio sp. SNU_ST1 and contains these coding sequences:
- a CDS encoding Tim44 domain-containing protein; amino-acid sequence: MKRFFSLVAILLVTVAVTPIAEAKKFGGGKSFGKSFKTAPAPKQQNTNSIRQDQTGKKTAAANSSKKGLMGGLLGGLLAGGLLAAFFGGAFEGIQFMDILIMGLIAFLAFKFLRGMLGAKQGSMNQQNARGQQPAFGGMGQNKFEQPKQQPNVHNFEQAQPQSQPHSQNSAGGFGFGAQSDVPHNYPPGFDQAAFINGSREHYRTLQGAWNHNELNTIEEYVSPSLFEDLKAERNKLDGDQHTDVMYVDAEIVRADHDGSKAQLSLQFSGRYRDTADGIEEDITDIWHLERDLTVDNAPWLIVGIQG